The Solibacillus sp. FSL R7-0682 genome includes a window with the following:
- a CDS encoding MalY/PatB family protein, whose product MSFFSEIYNRRNSNSLKWDKMCEIYNLEDTTNILPMWVADMDFPAPPAVVDALSTRLKHPIFGYTFPDDELKHAIISWYKERHNWAIDPSTLIFHQGVVPAIATIVETFTKEGDKIGMSTPVYPPFFNVPKAQAREIVTCDLEEVNGSYMFNFDTLEEMFKTGIKLYILCNPHNPAGIVWRREELEKLVQLCIQYDVYLLSDEIHADILINKKYTPLLTVAGAENAKVISCIAPTKTFNIAGIHAAMTVTTSKELLNALTLNGLAHGSLDLNTFACTAVTAVYSEGAEWLDALLTYLKKNMEFVANELNSLEGINVKIPDATYLMWIDYRGTGLTEKDIMERLLTKGQVALDPGTKYGEAGKGFLRMNVACPFDLVQDGVERFKQSLQ is encoded by the coding sequence ATGTCTTTTTTTAGTGAAATTTATAATCGTAGAAACTCTAACTCCTTAAAATGGGATAAAATGTGCGAGATTTATAATCTCGAAGATACTACTAACATTTTACCTATGTGGGTAGCAGATATGGATTTCCCTGCCCCACCAGCTGTTGTGGATGCATTATCAACTCGTTTAAAGCATCCTATTTTTGGCTACACATTCCCTGATGATGAATTGAAGCACGCCATTATAAGTTGGTATAAAGAGCGCCATAATTGGGCGATTGACCCTTCAACTCTTATATTCCATCAAGGTGTTGTACCTGCCATTGCCACAATCGTAGAAACATTTACAAAAGAAGGCGATAAAATCGGAATGTCTACACCTGTTTACCCTCCATTTTTTAACGTCCCTAAAGCACAAGCACGTGAGATTGTCACATGTGATTTAGAGGAAGTAAACGGCTCTTATATGTTTAATTTTGATACACTTGAAGAAATGTTTAAAACAGGGATTAAGCTTTACATTTTATGCAATCCGCATAACCCTGCTGGCATCGTATGGCGTCGTGAGGAATTAGAAAAGCTTGTACAGCTATGTATCCAGTATGACGTGTACTTATTATCTGATGAAATTCATGCTGATATTTTAATAAATAAAAAATATACACCGCTATTAACTGTTGCTGGGGCGGAAAATGCTAAAGTTATTTCATGTATCGCACCGACAAAAACATTTAATATAGCTGGCATTCACGCTGCAATGACGGTAACAACAAGTAAAGAACTTTTAAATGCACTTACACTCAATGGTTTGGCACATGGTAGCTTGGATCTGAATACGTTTGCTTGTACTGCAGTAACAGCAGTATATTCAGAAGGCGCAGAGTGGTTAGATGCGTTACTTACATATTTGAAAAAAAATATGGAGTTTGTGGCGAATGAACTAAATTCATTAGAAGGAATTAACGTGAAAATTCCTGATGCCACTTATTTAATGTGGATTGATTATCGCGGAACAGGGCTTACTGAAAAGGATATAATGGAGCGACTTCTAACAAAAGGTCAAGTTGCATTAGATCCGGGTACGAAATATGGAGAAGCTGGGAAAGGCTTTTTACGTATGAATGTTGCCTGTCCATTTGATTTAGTACAAGACGGTGTGGAGAGATTTAAACAATCATTACAATAA
- a CDS encoding helix-turn-helix domain-containing protein, protein MKVQLHEQLKNLRLEKNLSIEELSKRTQIGVEKLMTYESGEQVPSTQTILVLSTILEVPVSNLIDGLSASTK, encoded by the coding sequence ATGAAAGTACAGCTTCACGAACAATTAAAAAATTTACGCTTAGAAAAAAACTTATCGATTGAAGAATTATCAAAAAGAACACAAATTGGTGTAGAAAAATTAATGACCTATGAAAGTGGCGAACAAGTGCCTTCAACCCAAACAATTTTAGTATTATCGACAATTTTAGAAGTACCCGTCTCAAATTTAATAGACGGTCTATCAGCTTCTACTAAATAA
- a CDS encoding Glu/Leu/Phe/Val family dehydrogenase, whose product MAENLNLFTSTQEVIHEALNKLGYDEAMYELLKEPIRMLSVRIPVKMDDGSTKVFTGYRAQHNDAVGPTKGGVRFHPMVSEEEVKALSMWMTLKCGIVDLPYGGGKGGVVCDPREMSMGEIERLSRGYVRAIKQFVGPTKDIPAPDVFTNAQIMAWMMDEYSRMDEFNSPGFITGKPIVLGGSQGRDRATAEGVTIVIEEAAKKRNIDIKGARVVIQGFGNAGSFLAKFMSDLGAKVIGISDAHGALHDPNGLDIDYLLDRRDSFGTVTTLFENTITNKELLELDCDILVPAAIENQITAENAHNIKANIVVEAANGPTTAEATKILTERGILLVPDVLASAGGVTVSYFEWVQNNQGYYWTEEEVREKLYKKMVTAFENVYTTAQNRNINMRLAAYMVGVRRTAEASRFRGWV is encoded by the coding sequence ATGGCTGAAAATTTAAACTTGTTCACATCAACTCAAGAAGTGATTCACGAGGCATTAAATAAACTAGGTTATGATGAGGCAATGTACGAATTATTAAAAGAACCAATTCGTATGCTTTCCGTTCGTATTCCGGTAAAAATGGATGATGGCTCAACGAAAGTATTCACTGGTTACCGCGCACAACATAATGATGCGGTTGGACCTACAAAAGGTGGGGTACGATTCCACCCAATGGTTAGTGAAGAGGAAGTGAAAGCGCTTTCAATGTGGATGACATTGAAGTGTGGTATCGTAGATCTTCCGTACGGTGGTGGTAAAGGTGGCGTCGTTTGTGACCCACGTGAAATGTCGATGGGCGAAATTGAACGATTAAGCCGTGGCTATGTACGTGCAATTAAGCAATTCGTTGGCCCAACAAAAGATATTCCGGCACCAGATGTATTTACAAACGCACAAATCATGGCTTGGATGATGGACGAATATAGCCGAATGGACGAGTTTAATTCACCAGGTTTTATTACAGGTAAACCAATTGTACTTGGCGGATCACAAGGTCGTGACCGAGCAACAGCAGAAGGTGTAACAATTGTTATTGAGGAAGCTGCAAAAAAACGTAATATTGATATTAAAGGAGCTCGCGTAGTTATCCAAGGATTCGGTAATGCAGGTAGTTTCTTAGCTAAATTTATGAGTGATTTAGGTGCAAAAGTAATTGGTATTTCTGATGCACACGGCGCACTACATGATCCGAATGGTTTAGATATCGATTATTTATTAGATCGTCGTGACTCATTCGGTACAGTAACAACTTTATTTGAAAATACAATTACAAATAAAGAGTTATTGGAGTTAGATTGCGATATTTTAGTGCCAGCTGCTATTGAAAATCAAATTACAGCAGAAAATGCGCACAATATTAAAGCAAATATCGTAGTAGAAGCAGCGAATGGTCCAACTACTGCTGAAGCAACAAAAATTTTAACTGAGCGCGGTATTCTTTTAGTGCCTGATGTATTAGCATCAGCCGGTGGTGTAACGGTATCTTACTTTGAGTGGGTACAAAACAACCAAGGCTATTACTGGACGGAAGAAGAAGTACGTGAAAAGTTATACAAAAAAATGGTGACGGCATTTGAAAATGTTTATACAACAGCTCAAAACCGTAACATCAACATGCGACTTGCAGCATACATGGTAGGTGTACGTCGCACAGCAGAAGCGTCTCGTTTCCGCGGTTGGGTATAA
- a CDS encoding peptidylprolyl isomerase has translation MFPQLTKELNPGEVLVEMNTTMGSIKIKLFPEHAPKTVENFLGHAKSGYYNGIIFHRVIPKFMIQGGDPTGTGMGGESIWGGTFEDECVPELLNIRGALSMANAGPGTNGSQFFIVQAPQVEVSMLKQMEVRGWSKEEVEFYKKNGGTPWLDGKHTVFGQVVEGMEVVDKIANVDKNMHDKPKEDVKIESITVLEEN, from the coding sequence ATGTTTCCACAATTAACAAAAGAATTAAATCCAGGTGAAGTATTAGTTGAAATGAACACAACAATGGGTTCAATTAAAATTAAATTATTCCCAGAACACGCGCCAAAAACAGTTGAAAACTTTTTAGGTCATGCGAAATCAGGTTATTATAATGGCATTATTTTCCACCGTGTTATTCCAAAATTCATGATTCAAGGTGGAGACCCAACTGGTACAGGTATGGGTGGCGAATCAATCTGGGGTGGCACATTTGAAGATGAATGTGTACCAGAGCTATTAAACATCCGCGGAGCTTTATCAATGGCTAACGCTGGTCCAGGTACAAACGGCTCTCAATTCTTCATCGTTCAAGCACCACAAGTTGAAGTTTCGATGTTAAAGCAAATGGAAGTACGTGGCTGGTCAAAAGAAGAAGTAGAGTTCTACAAGAAAAATGGTGGTACACCATGGTTAGATGGCAAGCATACTGTATTTGGACAAGTAGTAGAAGGTATGGAAGTTGTTGACAAAATTGCGAACGTTGACAAAAATATGCACGATAAACCAAAAGAAGATGTTAAAATTGAATCAATTACAGTTTTAGAAGAAAACTAA
- a CDS encoding iron-containing alcohol dehydrogenase, with translation MNAFSFYNPVKIHFGKGSIEHLRNELPQFGKNILMVYGGGSIKSNGVYDTILSILNELSMNVFELAGVEPNPRVETARKGITICKEQKIDLVLAVGGGSVIDCAKLIVAGAKVDADAWDIVTKKVIPTEALPLATILTLAATASEMNSGSVITNLETKEKFSWGSPAVFPKFSILDPSNTFTVPANQTVNGVVDTMSHILEQYFNNATNTPLTDEMCEGVLRTLIEVAPKALKDPTNYEHRETLMLAGTLGLNGFLSLGARGDWATHNIEHAVSAYYDIAHAGGLAIIFPNWMKHNLHVNPARFAKLAVNVFGVEKAGKTDEQVALEGIDALSAFWTSLGAPNRLADYNIDATYFNEMVEHCMVYGPFGNFNKLQAEDVRKILEMSL, from the coding sequence ATGAACGCATTTTCATTTTATAATCCAGTTAAAATCCATTTCGGGAAAGGAAGTATTGAGCATTTACGTAATGAGTTACCGCAATTCGGTAAAAATATATTAATGGTATATGGTGGAGGAAGTATTAAATCAAATGGTGTATATGATACCATCTTATCAATTTTAAATGAACTTTCAATGAATGTATTTGAGTTGGCGGGGGTTGAGCCAAATCCACGAGTGGAAACTGCTCGAAAAGGGATTACGATTTGTAAGGAACAAAAAATTGATCTTGTACTAGCTGTAGGTGGTGGCTCAGTAATTGATTGTGCAAAATTAATCGTGGCTGGTGCAAAAGTAGATGCAGATGCATGGGATATTGTTACGAAAAAGGTCATCCCTACAGAAGCGCTTCCATTGGCGACGATTCTAACGTTAGCAGCAACTGCTTCAGAGATGAACTCAGGCTCGGTAATTACAAATTTAGAAACGAAGGAAAAATTCAGTTGGGGTAGTCCTGCTGTCTTCCCAAAATTTTCAATTTTAGACCCATCTAATACATTTACTGTCCCTGCAAATCAAACAGTAAATGGTGTCGTAGATACGATGTCACATATTTTAGAGCAGTATTTTAACAATGCAACAAATACACCTTTAACGGATGAAATGTGTGAAGGTGTGTTACGTACATTAATTGAAGTGGCACCAAAAGCTTTAAAGGACCCAACAAATTATGAACATCGTGAAACATTAATGTTAGCGGGAACGCTTGGGTTAAATGGGTTTTTATCTTTAGGGGCTCGTGGAGATTGGGCAACACATAATATCGAGCATGCTGTATCGGCCTATTATGATATTGCACATGCTGGAGGTCTAGCAATTATTTTTCCAAATTGGATGAAACACAACTTACATGTAAACCCAGCGCGATTTGCAAAATTAGCGGTTAACGTATTTGGGGTGGAAAAAGCAGGGAAGACAGATGAGCAAGTGGCGTTAGAAGGTATTGATGCATTATCGGCATTTTGGACATCTCTTGGTGCACCAAATAGATTAGCGGATTACAATATCGATGCAACATACTTTAATGAAATGGTCGAGCATTGTATGGTCTATGGTCCGTTTGGGAACTTCAATAAGTTACAAGCGGAAGATGTACGTAAAATTTTAGAAATGTCTCTATAA
- a CDS encoding YufK family protein: protein MKNPYLYGYLPLFTIILFSFTFGLFAVSESLQLFQAIGVYNGMREFLSDLELRLALLIVFALLFFMLFSALKLIGETIHELGMLFFSKDIEGETINVARGGYVIFFFGAFVSVIGIQSIVVLVIVLLATVFSYFIYNVFKMSQFMTISGVIGLICFEVITWFVFLAGVVYATLKLYNGILASLPFAA from the coding sequence ATGAAAAATCCATACTTATATGGTTATTTACCATTATTCACAATAATTCTATTTAGTTTTACGTTTGGCTTATTTGCTGTATCTGAGTCGCTTCAGTTGTTCCAAGCAATTGGTGTATATAATGGAATGCGGGAGTTTTTATCTGATTTAGAGCTACGTTTAGCATTATTAATTGTGTTTGCTTTATTATTTTTTATGTTATTTTCAGCATTAAAATTAATTGGCGAAACAATTCATGAGCTAGGGATGTTGTTCTTTTCAAAGGATATAGAAGGAGAGACGATTAATGTTGCGCGGGGAGGATATGTCATTTTCTTCTTCGGTGCATTTGTATCGGTGATTGGTATTCAATCGATTGTTGTACTAGTAATCGTTTTATTAGCGACTGTATTTAGTTATTTCATTTACAATGTATTTAAAATGAGCCAATTCATGACGATTAGTGGTGTAATTGGATTAATCTGCTTTGAAGTGATTACGTGGTTTGTATTTTTAGCTGGAGTTGTTTACGCAACATTAAAGCTATACAATGGAATACTTGCAAGCTTACCGTTTGCGGCATAA
- a CDS encoding transglycosylase domain-containing protein — MKQIIGYFVILCSIPLLLLVGNEVWKELAKAKQYEQSIVQSIELPEVASSTLPITMYDANNELFSEEYSEWSQPLPLNEIPEIVKQIFLTSEDEHFYNHIGFDVSAIARAFLANTTDQSIQQGGSTITQQLVRMRYLTTEKTYERKLMELFYAHELEQMLSKDQILELYLNEMYFSNQVYGIGGAATYYFDRPLSQLSLAETTFIAAIPNNPSLYDPLKNFENTKSRQERLIDQLAEHNIISQSEATTHKNEIIELNVKSKMQQYPSYSTYVLQELRWLIAKQTGYPEKIAVTTDKMEKEYLQLEMEKEIDAILQQGVHVYTALQPEKQVQDEAAINFILKRSELQASATVIDNETREIISIFGGKDYKKHDLHRAFQSPRQPASAFKPISVYAPYFETTTATKNAIVSGSKYCVGIFCPENYGGRVYGNVTIETAFKHSFNTSALRLFNKIGVDTAFSYIDQFQFNSITDKDRTYAASLGGLTYGVTTLEMADAYSSFIDGFYEPVRSIRKVTNLEGETIYSWSREQKAIWSNNTVNTMRDLLNEVVRSGTGEGLYSTSGYIGAKTGTTNHFKDYWVAGLTNDYTAAVWIGYDTPRSMEKIEKAKIHFSIFNAITD; from the coding sequence ATGAAACAAATTATCGGCTACTTTGTCATTTTATGTAGCATCCCTTTGTTGCTTTTAGTAGGAAATGAAGTATGGAAAGAGCTTGCAAAGGCAAAGCAGTATGAACAATCAATTGTGCAATCAATCGAGCTACCTGAAGTAGCTTCGTCGACTTTACCAATCACCATGTATGATGCAAACAATGAACTATTTAGTGAAGAATATTCGGAATGGTCTCAACCCCTTCCGCTAAATGAAATACCTGAAATCGTTAAACAAATTTTTTTAACAAGCGAAGATGAACATTTTTATAATCATATCGGATTTGATGTAAGTGCCATTGCACGAGCCTTTTTAGCAAATACAACTGACCAATCGATTCAACAAGGTGGTTCAACCATTACCCAGCAGCTTGTACGCATGCGTTACTTAACGACAGAAAAGACGTACGAGCGAAAATTGATGGAGCTTTTTTATGCCCATGAGCTAGAGCAAATGTTATCAAAGGATCAAATTTTAGAGCTTTATTTAAATGAAATGTATTTCAGTAATCAAGTGTATGGTATTGGTGGAGCTGCAACCTATTATTTTGATCGTCCACTTTCACAACTCTCGCTCGCTGAAACGACATTTATCGCTGCGATTCCAAATAATCCGTCACTCTATGATCCATTAAAAAACTTTGAAAATACAAAAAGCAGACAAGAAAGATTAATTGATCAATTAGCTGAACACAACATTATTAGTCAATCAGAAGCAACTACTCATAAGAATGAGATTATTGAATTAAATGTAAAATCAAAAATGCAACAGTATCCTAGCTATAGTACATATGTTTTGCAGGAATTGCGCTGGTTAATTGCAAAGCAAACTGGTTATCCAGAAAAAATTGCAGTAACAACTGATAAAATGGAAAAAGAATACCTTCAATTAGAAATGGAAAAGGAAATTGACGCCATTTTACAACAGGGGGTTCATGTTTACACGGCACTTCAACCTGAAAAACAAGTACAAGATGAAGCAGCTATTAACTTTATCCTTAAACGCTCTGAGCTACAAGCAAGTGCAACAGTTATCGACAACGAAACGCGTGAAATTATAAGTATCTTTGGTGGAAAAGATTATAAAAAGCATGATTTACATCGAGCATTCCAATCTCCAAGACAGCCAGCATCTGCATTTAAGCCCATTAGTGTATACGCACCTTACTTTGAAACAACAACCGCAACAAAAAATGCGATTGTAAGTGGTAGTAAATATTGCGTTGGTATTTTCTGTCCTGAAAACTACGGTGGCAGAGTATATGGGAATGTAACGATTGAAACCGCATTTAAACATAGTTTCAATACAAGTGCGCTCCGGCTATTCAATAAAATTGGTGTAGATACAGCATTTTCTTATATTGACCAGTTCCAATTTAATTCGATAACGGATAAAGACCGCACATATGCTGCTTCATTAGGTGGATTAACTTATGGCGTGACAACCCTTGAAATGGCGGATGCCTACTCTAGCTTTATTGACGGTTTTTATGAACCCGTCCGAAGTATTCGAAAAGTAACAAATTTAGAAGGTGAAACGATTTATAGCTGGTCACGTGAACAAAAGGCTATCTGGTCAAATAATACCGTTAATACGATGCGTGATTTGTTAAATGAGGTTGTTCGTAGTGGTACAGGTGAAGGCTTGTATAGTACTTCAGGTTATATTGGTGCTAAAACGGGAACGACGAATCACTTCAAAGACTATTGGGTAGCTGGATTAACTAATGATTATACAGCCGCTGTTTGGATTGGTTACGATACGCCGCGCTCAATGGAAAAAATCGAAAAAGCTAAAATTCACTTCTCTATCTTCAACGCTATAACGGATTGA
- a CDS encoding DUF1871 family protein, translating to MENIEMNRKCVQLLQQWDPFEFGEHSYDTETADVVAALQEIDDPTDLAKIIQKVYEYSFEQWIPFEKCVAIAYKLLAVKFEAKCII from the coding sequence ATGGAAAATATTGAAATGAATCGAAAATGTGTTCAATTATTACAGCAGTGGGATCCATTTGAATTTGGTGAACATAGTTATGATACAGAAACTGCGGATGTCGTGGCTGCGTTACAAGAGATAGATGATCCTACTGATTTAGCGAAAATTATTCAAAAGGTCTATGAATATTCTTTTGAGCAATGGATTCCATTTGAAAAATGTGTAGCAATAGCTTATAAATTGCTCGCTGTAAAATTTGAAGCAAAATGTATTATTTAA
- a CDS encoding MFS transporter has product MQTMKHNFIIILIANFIVAASSTMIMPFLSLYINTLGEFTDSYVQTWAGLIFAATFITALLMSPIWGMIADKYGYKPIMIMNCFGIALSIFLMGYVQNVEQFFVLRLMMGVVTGFIPTSMAFISKHTPKEIAGKTLGTLQMGSVGGTLFGPVIGGSMADAVGFKYTFIITAIAITIAAIIVILGIHEPTIIRKKKNSVYSRKNVLWAIFHHRLILNVMFVTTLIQIGNFSIQPLLSLYVSGLTPSEEVAMLAGITFSAAGLGNIFFARFWGKLSDHHGYEKVLSLLLVLCVVFIIPQAFVTDLWQLILLRFLYGMFAGGLIPITSALIRREAPIEVQGEIMGYNQSFRFFGNILGPVLGGFVASLGGIHSVFYSTGMLFLTAFFVMYFIKKLPRQYMDDLLKNHT; this is encoded by the coding sequence GTGCAAACTATGAAACATAATTTTATCATTATTTTAATAGCGAATTTCATTGTTGCTGCATCTTCAACAATGATTATGCCCTTCCTGTCACTTTATATAAATACGCTTGGTGAATTTACTGATAGCTACGTACAAACTTGGGCAGGCTTAATTTTCGCAGCTACTTTTATTACCGCGCTCCTCATGTCACCTATTTGGGGAATGATTGCAGACAAATATGGATATAAACCGATTATGATAATGAACTGTTTTGGTATTGCCCTTAGTATTTTTCTAATGGGGTATGTACAAAACGTTGAGCAATTTTTTGTATTGAGACTAATGATGGGTGTTGTAACCGGGTTTATCCCAACCTCAATGGCATTTATTAGTAAGCATACACCGAAGGAAATTGCCGGAAAAACACTTGGAACACTTCAAATGGGAAGCGTTGGAGGAACACTTTTTGGACCTGTTATTGGTGGGTCAATGGCTGATGCAGTAGGTTTCAAATATACATTTATTATTACGGCAATAGCTATTACAATCGCTGCAATCATTGTCATTCTTGGCATACATGAACCAACTATAATTCGAAAAAAGAAAAATTCGGTATACTCACGAAAAAATGTTTTGTGGGCTATTTTCCATCATCGACTCATTTTAAATGTCATGTTTGTAACGACCTTAATTCAAATCGGTAACTTTAGTATTCAGCCCTTACTTTCACTATACGTATCTGGGCTAACACCATCAGAAGAGGTCGCCATGCTTGCCGGCATAACATTTAGTGCAGCAGGACTGGGCAATATTTTCTTTGCTCGCTTTTGGGGAAAATTAAGTGATCATCACGGCTATGAGAAGGTACTCTCCTTGTTACTTGTACTTTGTGTTGTTTTTATTATTCCGCAAGCATTTGTCACTGACTTGTGGCAATTAATTTTACTGCGTTTTTTATATGGAATGTTCGCTGGTGGGCTTATTCCGATTACTTCTGCCCTTATTCGACGGGAAGCACCGATTGAAGTACAAGGAGAAATCATGGGCTACAACCAGAGCTTCCGATTTTTCGGGAATATACTTGGACCAGTATTAGGCGGCTTTGTTGCAAGCTTAGGTGGTATTCATTCAGTGTTTTATTCGACAGGAATGCTTTTTTTAACTGCATTTTTCGTAATGTACTTTATCAAAAAATTACCACGTCAATACATGGATGACCTTTTAAAAAATCACACTTAA
- the yugI gene encoding S1 domain-containing post-transcriptional regulator GSP13: MTKKIEVGDVLTGKVTGIQPYGAFVALDEHTQGLVHISEITYGFVKDVSEFLSVGEDIQVKVLDVDAEQKKISLSIRELQEAPHSRKRDVQPRKSLQDRVDEVDADGFKILKDKLQDWIEQSGQ; the protein is encoded by the coding sequence ATGACAAAAAAAATTGAAGTGGGTGACGTACTAACTGGTAAAGTAACAGGAATTCAACCATACGGAGCTTTTGTTGCTTTAGATGAACATACACAAGGCCTTGTTCATATTTCTGAAATCACTTACGGTTTCGTAAAAGATGTAAGTGAATTTTTATCGGTCGGTGAAGATATTCAAGTGAAGGTACTCGATGTTGACGCTGAACAAAAAAAAATTAGCCTATCGATTCGCGAATTACAAGAAGCGCCACATAGTCGAAAGCGAGATGTACAACCACGAAAATCATTGCAAGATCGAGTTGATGAAGTTGATGCGGATGGGTTCAAAATTTTAAAGGACAAGCTTCAAGATTGGATTGAACAATCCGGACAATAA
- a CDS encoding sodium-dependent transporter — protein sequence MSSRDQFTSKIGFILAAAGSAIGLGAIWKFPYMAGTNGGSVFILLFILCTVLIGLPILIAEFMIGRRGQKDPITSFKEQAPNKPWYMIGWIGLAACGLILSFYSVVGGWILSYLIRAFTLSLTGQGVDFAALFSDIIANPWEVLIAQAVFMLLTLVIVQAGIKKGIEAASKWMMPLLFIFFILLFIRSITLEGAMEGVKFMFIPDWSFFNGETLILALGQAFFSLSIGVAAMITYASYLSKKEKIVSSALNVAGMNIAISLLAGLVIFPAVFALGFSPTEGPGLVFIMIPAVFEQLPLGSILLIVFFILLLFATVTSSIALLEVVVSMGIREKTEKRKRASWILAAIIFIVGIPSALSFGILSDVEIFGRSIFDFVDYVTSAILMPIGAFLTAIFAGYHYSKKISQEELQTSSGVYNVWLFIVRYLAPISIAAIFINKVFFS from the coding sequence TTGTCATCTAGAGATCAATTTACATCTAAGATTGGTTTTATTCTCGCAGCTGCGGGTAGCGCTATCGGACTTGGCGCAATTTGGAAGTTCCCATACATGGCTGGTACAAACGGTGGTAGTGTATTTATTTTATTATTTATTTTATGTACAGTACTAATTGGCTTGCCAATATTAATCGCTGAGTTTATGATTGGACGTCGTGGACAAAAGGATCCGATTACTTCATTTAAAGAGCAAGCTCCAAATAAGCCATGGTATATGATTGGCTGGATCGGACTTGCAGCATGTGGATTAATTCTATCCTTTTATAGTGTTGTTGGCGGTTGGATTTTAAGTTATTTAATTCGCGCTTTCACACTTTCTTTAACAGGACAAGGCGTAGACTTCGCAGCATTATTTAGCGACATTATTGCCAATCCCTGGGAAGTGTTAATTGCACAGGCTGTCTTTATGCTTTTAACATTAGTCATTGTACAAGCTGGTATAAAAAAAGGGATTGAAGCTGCTAGTAAGTGGATGATGCCATTGCTATTCATCTTCTTTATTTTATTATTTATCCGTTCGATTACTCTTGAGGGGGCGATGGAAGGTGTTAAATTTATGTTTATCCCTGACTGGTCGTTCTTTAATGGGGAAACATTAATTTTAGCATTAGGGCAAGCATTCTTCTCACTAAGTATCGGTGTAGCTGCGATGATTACATATGCCTCTTACCTGTCGAAAAAAGAAAAAATTGTTTCTTCTGCATTAAATGTTGCAGGTATGAATATCGCGATTTCACTATTAGCAGGATTAGTTATTTTCCCTGCTGTATTCGCATTAGGGTTCTCTCCTACAGAAGGTCCTGGACTTGTATTCATTATGATTCCAGCAGTATTCGAACAATTACCGCTTGGTAGTATATTATTAATTGTCTTTTTCATTTTACTGTTATTTGCAACTGTTACTTCATCTATTGCTTTACTTGAAGTTGTAGTATCGATGGGTATTCGCGAGAAAACAGAAAAACGCAAGCGCGCATCTTGGATTTTGGCAGCGATTATTTTTATTGTAGGTATTCCAAGTGCTTTATCATTTGGAATTTTATCAGATGTCGAAATTTTCGGACGTTCCATATTTGACTTTGTCGATTATGTAACGAGTGCAATATTAATGCCAATTGGTGCCTTTTTAACAGCGATTTTTGCTGGTTACCATTACTCAAAAAAAATATCCCAGGAAGAATTACAAACTTCATCGGGAGTTTACAACGTTTGGTTGTTTATAGTACGTTATTTAGCGCCAATTTCGATTGCGGCTATCTTTATTAATAAAGTATTTTTCAGTTAA